The DNA sequence ATCCTTCGGCGTCGCCAGGGTCAGCAGCGCGGTGATTTCATGACGCAGGCTCTCGGTGGCCGAGGCCTTGATGTCGCCGTCGAAATCCAGCACGAACACCCGCGGCTTGGTCGCTGGTTTGTCCTTTTGCTTCTTCGCAGACTTTTCAGCCTTGCTTTCTGTCTTGCGCAGGGCCTTGAGCTGGTCCTTGTCCAGCAGCGTCTGCTCCAGACGCTCGCGCAGACCTTTGTAGAAATCGTTGAGCTTGCTCACCTGCAACTGGCCGGCCGACTTGCGCCGACCCTTGCTGCGCAGCGCAGCAAAACTGGCCAGCACCACCAGGATGGCGATCACCAGCGTCACGGTCTTGGCCAGAAAACTGGCGTATTCGATGAAGAACTCCACAATGGCTCCTAGTCAATTCAAAACGCCGCTCAAAAGCGGGCACCTAACGCTCCCAGCATACCCATGCGCCTGCCTCGCGACCAGCCATGAAACCTGCGGTTACCTTGGCGCTCCTTGGAATACAGGCTGCACACTCAAACGCGAGCAGGGGGCCTGGCCATCGGCTGTAACAGGCATTTCAAACAAGCGTATGTTTTTTCATTGACAGCTCACCGCCATCCTCATAACCTCGCCAAACCTTCAACGTACCGGGATGACGCGGACGTGGGCAGCATCTATCTGATTCGACATGGCCAGGCCTCCTTCGGTGCGGACGACTACGATGTCCTGTCGCCCAACGGTGTGCGCCAGGCGCAAGTGCTCGGCAGCCACCTGGCTGAGCTCGGTGTCGTATTCGATCGTTGCCTCTCGGGAGACCTGCGTCGTCAACAGGACACCGCCACGGGCGCGCTGGGCCAGATGTCCGCCGCCGGGCTACCGGTTCCCGAGCTGGAAATCGACGCCGCGTTCAATGAGTTCGATGCCGACGCGGTAATCCGCGCCCTGCTTCCAGATATGCTCCCCGAGGAACCCGGAGCCCTGGACATCCTGCGCAACGCCGCACAGAACCGCGCCGAATTCCAACGCATCTTTGCGTTGATCGTCGAGCGCTGGCTCAGCGGCCGCTACGACCCGCCCGGGTTGGAAAGCTGGCTGGGGTTCGTCGAGCGGGTCCAGGCCGGTCTGCAGCGCATCCTGGAACAAGCCGACAATACGCAGAAGATCGCCGTGTTCACCTCCGGCGGCACCATCACCGCCCTGCTCCACCTGATCACTCAGATACCGGCCCGACAGGCTTTCGAAATGAACTGGCAAATCGTCAACACCTCGCTCAACCACCTGAAATTCAGGGGCCGCGAGGTGGCCCTGGCTTCCTTCAACAGTCATGCCCACCTGCAACTGCTGAAGGCCCCGGACCTCATCACCTTTCGCTGAGTCCGGATTACTGTAGACCCTTGCTGTATCACTCAAATAAGGATCGAAACCATGACCTCCGTAGCCGACGCCGTACAAGCCATGAAAGCCAAGTTCAACCCAGCCGCCGCTGCCGGCCTGGACCTGGTATTCGGTTTCCGCATCGACGATACCAAGAATTTCTCGCTGATCGTCAAGGACAGCACCTGCGAACTGCAGGAAGGTGAAAACCCGGACGCCCAGGTGACCCTGGTCATGGACGGCGAAACCCTCGAAGGGATCGTCAGCGGTGAAACCGACGGCATGCAAGCGTTCATGGGCGGCAAGCTGCGCGCCGAAGGCGACATGATGCTGGCGATGAAACTGTCCGAGCTGTTCCCAAGCTGAGACGACGCTCGCGTTTCTTCCCAGGCCTTTGCGCTGCAAACGAATCCCGCCCCCATGGCGGGATTCGTGTTTTTACCCTCCGCCGATTTCCCGCAGCACGCACAACCTTGACCCTGGTCAGTTGCCACTCGCCCGCCAACCAGTAATTTAGCGCCTCCATCAAAGCCAGGGACGGCTCATCGGGAGCCTGCGCCTGCTCATCTCAAGGAAGAGACTTTCATGCCCGCACTGAAGATCATTCTGCTATCGACCGCGTTCAATGGCCTGACCCAACGCGCCTGGCTGGCGCTGCGCGAAGCCGGCTACCGGCCCAGCGTGGTGCTGTTCACCGATCCCGCCTCGGTCTGTCGGCAAATCGAAGAAAGTGGCGCCGACCTGGTGATCTGCCCGTTTCTCAAGGACCGCGTACCCGGGCAGTTGTGGCGCAATCACCGGCGTCCAGTGGTGATCATTCACCCGGGCATCGTCGGCGACCGCGGCGCCAGCGCCCTGGACTGGGCCATCACCCGGCAACCCGAGCGCTGGGGCGTGACGGCGTTGCAGGCGGTGGAAGAAATGGACGCCGGTCCGATCTGGGCCACGTGTGAATT is a window from the Pseudomonas brassicacearum genome containing:
- a CDS encoding histidine phosphatase family protein produces the protein MGSIYLIRHGQASFGADDYDVLSPNGVRQAQVLGSHLAELGVVFDRCLSGDLRRQQDTATGALGQMSAAGLPVPELEIDAAFNEFDADAVIRALLPDMLPEEPGALDILRNAAQNRAEFQRIFALIVERWLSGRYDPPGLESWLGFVERVQAGLQRILEQADNTQKIAVFTSGGTITALLHLITQIPARQAFEMNWQIVNTSLNHLKFRGREVALASFNSHAHLQLLKAPDLITFR
- a CDS encoding SCP2 sterol-binding domain-containing protein codes for the protein MTSVADAVQAMKAKFNPAAAAGLDLVFGFRIDDTKNFSLIVKDSTCELQEGENPDAQVTLVMDGETLEGIVSGETDGMQAFMGGKLRAEGDMMLAMKLSELFPS